From a region of the Phaseolus vulgaris cultivar G19833 chromosome 6, P. vulgaris v2.0, whole genome shotgun sequence genome:
- the LOC137832487 gene encoding uncharacterized protein, with the protein MAERKLNINAPLMSVRRGSATSPSLTEARKKILEKRHSLPYHKSDATLDQVTKPVAVPFNWEHIPGRRKGNGGSEPHPPKATSITPSPRLPPGNSTNATKQPLERENKAANKFKSSNKSKSFSVSVAKVDTVKERKTEKIEKIVESRRSNVKYDDDDDDAFSDALETLSHTESFSMNCSVSGVSGLENMSANKSGTFSTDQQTRDFMMNRFLPAAKAMTLQPSQYSSKKQSVLVEQQPRDVSKLIREEKKPLSNRHNTAIIPYHGHGQEEESEDEGDGNECDNSSDIAAKGCGLLPQLHIRNSLCLLNPVAAIKMKNQVSLPSASEVVKPNKTSHIRSFSPVPAVKKAWDAIHKNKSSSRAASPDKQEGKKKLTSESNRFTYSGELLPGRLSPFRRSRAAATGISPSRRPQSPFRGAKLLGDSKEAENYKFSKVKFHSGVLGTVQDVLSQGNKRTSYSGSLTLEKTLYIDTVSTAKLPSSNVSSLDNTRRVDTMIADLERRRGKESYSSIGSSQDMKQLRCAVEEKATFDTEVLNSLDSIPPSLFRILNLTAKEGKTEGLTTDQNISQEPESLSLVQGTFVEDSKINAQQIVLVNDSGKYCADSVVSPLPPPLPKSPSESWLWRALPLVSVKNSFLHSSQGTQTQAKRHDCNATSGNLKWETIVKTSNLHHDHVRYSQELPTHKSQH; encoded by the exons ATGGCGGAAAGGAAATTGAATATTAATGCCCCTCTCATGTCTGTGAGACGTGGTTCTGCCACATCACCGTCCTTGACTGAAGCAAGGAAGAAGATTCTAGAGAAACGCCACAGTCTTCCATACCACAAATCAGACGCGACCTTGGATCAGGTAACAAAACCAGTTGCAGTTCCTTTCAATTGGGAGCATATCCCTGGAAGACGCAAGGGCAATGGTGGATCTGAGCCTCATCCTCCCAAGGCCACTTCAATCACTCCAAGCCCAAGGCTTCCTCCAGGAAATTCAACCAATGCTACCAAACAACCATTGGAAAGGGAAAATAAAGCTGCAAACAAATTCAAGTCCTCAAATAAATCCAAGTCTTTCAGCGTCAGTGTGGCTAAAGTAGACACtgtgaaagagagaaaaacagagaagataGAGAAAATAGTTGAGAGCAGAAGGTCCAATGTGAagtatgatgatgatgatgatgatgcttTTTCTGACGCCCTTGAAACACTGTCACACACAGAATCATTCTCCATGAACTGTAGTGTGAGTGGTGTAAGCGGGTTAGAAAATATGAGCGCAAACAAGTCTGGAACCTTTTCCACTGATCAACAAACTAGAGACTTCATGATGAACCGATTCTTGCCTGCTGCAAAGGCCATGACTTTACAGCCTTCTCAATATTCTTCAAAAAAGCAATCTGTACTAGTAGAACAACAACCTAGAGATGTTAGCAAATTGATTCGCGAGGAAAAGAAGCCATTGTCTAATAGGCATAACACTGCTATTATACCATACCATGGCCACGGTCAAgaggaagaaagtgaagacGAAGGTGATGGTAACGAATGCGACAACTCTTCTGATATTGCAGCTAAAGGCTGCGGGTTGTTACCTCAATTACATATTAGGAATTCACTGTGCTTATTGAATCCTGTGGCTGCGATCAAAATGAAAAACCAGGTTTCCTTGCCTTCAGCCAGTGAGGTTGTGAAACCTAACAAAACTTCTCATATTAGATCTTTTAGCCCAGTTCCAGCTGTAAAGAAG GCTTGGGACGCAATTCACAAGAACAAATCAAGCTCTAGGGCAGCATCACCTGACAAGCAAGAGGGTAAAAAGAAATTGACTAGTGAATCAAACAGATTTACCTATTCTGGTGAGTTGCTTCCAGGTAGACTCTCTCCCTTCCGTCGCTCAAGAGCAGCTGCTACTGGTATATCTCCCTCTCGAAGACCTCAATCTCCCTTTCGTGGCGCCAAGTTGCTTGGTGATTCTAAAGAGGCTGAAAATTATAAGTTTAGCAAGGTGAAATTTCACAGCGGTGTGCTTGGAACTGTTCAAGATGTGCTGTCCCAAGGAAACAAAAGAACTTCATATTCAGGAAGTCTCACACTCGAAAAGACATTGTACATAGATACAGTCAGCACAGCGAAATTACCATCTTCAAATGTAAGTTCTTTGGATAACACACGGAGGGTAGATACTATGATTGCAGACTTAGAGAGAAGAAGGGGGAAAGAAAGTTATTCCTCCATAGGATCTTCTCAAGATATGAAACAATTACGATGTGCTGTGGAAGAAAAGGCCACATTTGATACTGAAGTGTTAAATTCTTTGGATTCCATTCCACCCAGtttgtttagaattttgaatcTCACAGCCAAAGAAGGAAAAACTGAAGGATTGACAACTGATCAAAATATTAGCCAAGAACCCGAGTCCTTGTCACTTGTGCAAGGGACATTTGTTGAAGATTCAAAGATCAATGCCCAGCAAATTGTGTTAGTTAACGATTCAGGAAAATATTGTGCTGACTCTGTCGTGTCTCCTCTTCCTCCACCATTACCAAAATCACCTTCCGAGTCCTGGCTTTGGCGTGCCCTGCCTTTAGTGTCTGTGAAGAATTCTTTCCTGCACTCAAGTCAAGGTACTCAAACCCAAGCTAAAAGGCATGATTGTAATGCAACATCTGGTAATCTCAAGTGGGAAACAATAGTGAAAACTTCAAATTTGCATCATGATCATGTACGCTATTCTCAG GAACTTCCGACGCATAAATCTCAGCACTAA